One segment of Streptomyces sp. YIM 121038 DNA contains the following:
- a CDS encoding small secreted protein, translated as MEGTNPVNKKLAAAVSGGAVLVLALSGCSDDDGNKKLDDWAKKVCDTAVQAQSKKIANANAAIKKQTADNSSPEEVKKTDSQAFQDISDAYKERSAALKKAGAPPVDDGEKKLNAAVKELDGLSKSYADLKAQTDKLDTKNQSAFADDLAKVAEGLGKLSKSENTAQKQLEAGDVGKAMREQDSCKAGSSPSSS; from the coding sequence ATGGAAGGGACCAATCCGGTGAACAAGAAGCTCGCGGCCGCAGTGTCCGGCGGTGCGGTACTGGTACTGGCGCTGTCGGGGTGCTCGGACGACGACGGCAACAAGAAGCTGGACGACTGGGCCAAGAAGGTCTGCGACACGGCCGTACAGGCCCAGTCGAAGAAGATCGCCAACGCCAACGCGGCGATCAAGAAGCAGACCGCGGACAACAGCTCGCCGGAGGAAGTGAAGAAGACCGACTCGCAGGCGTTCCAGGACATCTCCGACGCCTACAAGGAGCGCAGCGCCGCCCTGAAGAAGGCGGGCGCGCCGCCGGTCGACGACGGCGAGAAGAAGCTGAACGCCGCCGTGAAGGAGCTGGACGGCCTCTCCAAGTCGTACGCGGACCTCAAGGCGCAGACCGACAAGCTCGACACGAAGAACCAGTCGGCCTTCGCGGACGACCTCGCGAAGGTCGCCGAGGGCCTCGGCAAGCTCAGCAAGAGCGAGAACACGGCCCAGAAGCAGCTGGAGGCCGGGGACGTCGGCAAGGCCATGCGCGAGCAGGACAGCTGCAAGGCGGGCAGCTCGCCCTCGTCCTCCTGA
- a CDS encoding TetR/AcrR family transcriptional regulator, producing MPTGVAIRDAREQLFDAAERVLLRDGPSALTSRAVTAEAGCAKGVLHRHFADFDAFLAELVLDRVARVDRQAAELCASAGTGTVVDNLADALTELFGSVAVAVVGLVTSRDELRARLRRSRPTGVPVLAEATAMVAAYLCAERERGRLAAYADVDTLAPTLIGAGHLLFADRKGAPPEADAVVKVVRTVVAGVVRGPLA from the coding sequence GTGCCCACAGGAGTAGCCATCCGCGACGCGCGCGAGCAGCTCTTCGACGCCGCCGAGCGCGTCCTGCTCCGGGACGGGCCGAGCGCGCTGACCAGCAGGGCGGTCACCGCGGAGGCGGGCTGCGCCAAGGGCGTGCTGCACCGGCACTTCGCCGACTTCGACGCCTTCCTCGCCGAACTGGTCCTGGACCGCGTCGCCCGGGTGGACCGGCAGGCCGCGGAGCTGTGCGCGTCCGCCGGGACCGGCACCGTCGTCGACAACCTCGCCGACGCCCTGACGGAGCTGTTCGGATCGGTCGCCGTGGCCGTGGTCGGCCTCGTCACCTCGCGGGACGAGCTGCGTGCCCGGCTGCGGCGGTCGCGGCCCACCGGGGTCCCGGTGCTCGCGGAGGCCACCGCCATGGTCGCCGCGTACCTCTGCGCCGAGCGCGAACGGGGCCGTCTCGCGGCCTACGCCGACGTCGACACGCTCGCACCCACGCTGATCGGCGCGGGGCACCTGCTGTTCGCCGACAGGAAGGGCGCCCCGCCGGAGGCCGACGCCGTCGTGAAGGTCGTGCGGACGGTCGTCGCGGGCGTCGTACGCGGACCGCTGGCCTGA
- a CDS encoding ATP-binding protein, with translation MATVELRFSALPEHVRTARLVAAAVARRSGVDEAVLDEVRLAVGEACTRAVGLHQAAGITAPVRVALVEEEKQFSIEVGDEAPRVVPAAASGGRPGAEDPEAEGEDEMGLAVISGLVDDVEVTADESGGSIRMSWPTTP, from the coding sequence ATGGCCACCGTTGAACTCCGCTTCAGCGCGCTGCCCGAGCACGTCAGGACCGCCCGACTGGTGGCGGCCGCGGTGGCGCGACGGTCCGGAGTGGACGAGGCCGTCCTCGACGAGGTCAGGCTAGCGGTCGGCGAGGCCTGCACTCGCGCCGTGGGGCTGCATCAGGCCGCCGGGATCACCGCACCCGTGCGCGTCGCGCTGGTCGAGGAGGAGAAGCAGTTCTCCATCGAGGTCGGTGACGAGGCGCCGCGCGTCGTGCCCGCGGCCGCGTCGGGCGGTCGGCCCGGCGCGGAGGACCCCGAGGCCGAGGGCGAGGACGAGATGGGCCTCGCGGTGATCAGCGGACTCGTCGACGACGTGGAGGTCACGGCGGACGAGAGCGGCGGCTCGATCCGCATGAGCTGGCCCACGACGCCCTAG
- a CDS encoding DEAD/DEAH box helicase, with the protein MAFNHLRAGVHDAFGPLSIPPVTHSMPMANFSPSGRPSADTPAHVSPQTVLDRLTTGPSRAARVTHTEHLPPRAPRYAVWPDRIRSEVVAAVQKAGIEHPWAHQARAAEHALDGTSVVVATGTASGKSLAYLTPVLSALLDGAEAANGRGTTALYLAPTKALAADQRRAVRALAEPLGPAVRPAVYDGDTPVEEREWVRQYANYVLTNPDMLHRGILPSHPRWSSFLRALRYVVIDECHTYRGVFGSHVAQVLRRLRRLCARYGSDPVFLLASATAADPAVAARRLTGLPVTEVADDGSPRGEVVFALWEPPLTELHGEKGAPVRRTATAETADLLTDLTVQGVRSVAFVRSRRGAELISVIAQERLSEVDRSLARRVAAYRGGYLPEERRALEQALHSGELLGLAATTALELGVDVSGLDAVLIAGYPGTRASLWQQAGRAGRSGQGSLAVLVARDDPLDTYLVHHPEALFHQPVESTVLDPDNPYVLAPHLCAAAAELPLTEEDFPLFGPTAEELLPQLEAAKLLRRRTKAWHWTRRERAADLTDIRGGGGRPVQVVEEGTGRLLGTVDASAAHTTVHEGAVHLHQGRTYLVRHLDLEDSVALVEEAVPPYSTTARDTTAISVLDTDTEIPWGPGRLCYGSVEVTNQVVSFLRRKLITGEVLGETKLDLPPRTLRTRAVWWTVTEDQLDAARINPEILGGALHAAEHASIGMLPLFATCDRWDIGGVSVPLHPDTLLPTVFVYDGHPGGAGFAERAFHTARAWLTATREAIASCECEAGCPSCIQSPKCGNGNEPLHKRGAVRLLTTLLKDAPVD; encoded by the coding sequence ATGGCATTCAATCACTTACGGGCAGGCGTGCACGACGCCTTCGGACCATTGTCCATCCCGCCAGTGACACACTCGATGCCGATGGCCAACTTTTCCCCTTCCGGAAGACCCTCGGCGGACACCCCGGCACACGTCTCCCCGCAGACGGTCCTGGACCGTCTGACCACGGGGCCGAGCCGGGCTGCGCGCGTCACTCATACGGAGCACCTGCCCCCGAGGGCGCCCCGCTATGCCGTCTGGCCCGATCGCATCCGCTCCGAGGTCGTCGCCGCCGTCCAGAAGGCCGGAATCGAGCACCCCTGGGCCCACCAGGCACGGGCCGCCGAACACGCGCTTGACGGCACGTCCGTCGTCGTCGCCACCGGCACCGCGTCCGGCAAGTCATTGGCATATCTCACACCGGTGCTCTCCGCCCTCCTGGACGGCGCCGAGGCCGCGAACGGGCGCGGCACCACCGCCCTGTACCTGGCCCCCACGAAGGCCCTCGCCGCCGACCAGCGCCGCGCCGTGCGCGCCCTGGCCGAGCCGCTCGGCCCGGCCGTCAGACCCGCCGTGTACGACGGCGACACCCCCGTCGAGGAACGCGAGTGGGTGCGCCAGTACGCCAACTACGTCCTGACCAACCCCGACATGCTGCACCGCGGGATCCTCCCGTCCCACCCCCGCTGGTCCTCCTTCCTGCGGGCCCTGCGCTACGTCGTCATCGACGAGTGCCACACCTACCGCGGCGTCTTCGGCTCGCACGTCGCCCAAGTCCTTCGCCGTCTGCGTCGCTTGTGCGCCCGCTACGGCTCCGATCCCGTCTTCCTCCTCGCCTCCGCCACGGCCGCGGACCCTGCCGTGGCCGCGCGGCGCCTGACCGGTCTGCCCGTCACCGAGGTCGCCGACGACGGCTCGCCCCGGGGCGAGGTCGTCTTCGCCCTCTGGGAGCCGCCGCTCACCGAGCTCCACGGCGAGAAGGGTGCCCCGGTGCGCCGCACCGCCACCGCCGAGACCGCCGACCTGCTCACCGACCTGACCGTGCAGGGCGTCCGCTCCGTCGCCTTCGTCCGCTCCCGGCGCGGCGCCGAGCTGATCTCCGTGATCGCCCAGGAGCGCCTGAGCGAGGTCGACCGCTCCCTGGCCCGCCGCGTCGCCGCCTACCGGGGCGGCTATCTCCCCGAGGAGCGCCGCGCCCTGGAACAGGCCCTGCACTCCGGCGAACTCCTCGGCCTCGCCGCCACCACCGCCCTCGAACTCGGCGTGGACGTGTCCGGCCTGGACGCCGTCCTCATCGCGGGCTATCCGGGGACCCGGGCCTCGCTGTGGCAGCAGGCGGGCCGCGCCGGGCGCTCCGGGCAGGGCTCCCTGGCGGTGCTCGTGGCCCGCGACGATCCCCTGGACACGTACCTCGTCCACCATCCCGAGGCGCTGTTCCACCAGCCCGTCGAGTCGACCGTCCTCGATCCCGACAATCCGTATGTCCTCGCGCCCCACCTGTGCGCCGCCGCCGCGGAACTTCCCCTCACCGAGGAGGACTTCCCGCTCTTCGGGCCGACCGCCGAGGAGCTGCTGCCGCAGCTGGAGGCCGCGAAGCTGCTGCGCCGCCGCACGAAGGCCTGGCACTGGACCCGCCGCGAGCGCGCCGCCGACCTCACCGACATCCGCGGCGGGGGCGGCCGCCCCGTCCAGGTCGTCGAAGAGGGCACGGGCCGACTGCTCGGCACCGTCGACGCCTCCGCCGCGCACACGACCGTCCACGAGGGCGCGGTCCACCTCCATCAGGGCCGTACGTATCTCGTGCGCCACCTGGATCTGGAGGACTCCGTCGCGCTCGTCGAGGAGGCCGTCCCGCCCTATTCGACGACCGCCCGCGACACCACCGCCATCTCCGTCCTCGACACCGACACCGAGATCCCCTGGGGGCCCGGCCGCCTCTGCTACGGCTCCGTCGAAGTCACCAACCAGGTCGTCTCCTTCCTGCGCCGCAAGCTCATCACCGGCGAGGTGCTCGGCGAGACCAAGCTGGACCTGCCGCCGCGCACCCTGCGCACCCGCGCGGTGTGGTGGACGGTCACCGAGGACCAGCTCGACGCGGCCCGCATCAACCCGGAGATCCTCGGCGGCGCCCTGCACGCCGCCGAGCACGCCTCCATCGGCATGCTGCCGCTCTTCGCCACGTGCGACCGCTGGGACATCGGCGGCGTCTCCGTGCCCCTGCACCCGGACACGCTCCTCCCGACGGTCTTCGTCTACGACGGTCATCCGGGCGGCGCCGGGTTCGCCGAGCGCGCCTTCCACACCGCCCGTGCCTGGCTCACCGCCACCCGCGAGGCCATCGCCTCCTGCGAGTGCGAGGCCGGGTGCCCGTCCTGCATCCAGTCCCCCAAGTGCGGCAACGGCAACGAGCCCCTGCACAAACGCGGCGCGGTCCGCCTGCTCACCACCCTCCTGAAGGACGCGCCGGTGGACTGA
- a CDS encoding sodium-translocating pyrophosphatase → MAGLSTPHQLDHPSILAGPVLTDDNRLIVMVIAAVAIAALAVAWVLVRQVLAAGEGTDSMKKIAAAVQEGANAYLWRQLRTLGVFAVVVFFLLMLLPADDWNQRIGRSVFFLIGAAFSATTGYIGMWLAVRSNVRVAAAAREATPAEGEPEKDLTAVSHKAMKIAFRTGGVVGMFTVGLGLLGASCVVLVYAADAPKVLEGFGLGAALIAMFMRVGGGIFTKAADVGADLVGKVEQGIPEDDPRNAATIADNVGDNVGDCAGMAADLFESYAVTLVAALILGKAAFGDSGLAFPLIVPAIGVITAMIGIFAVAPRRSDRSGMTAINRGFFISAFISLALVAVAVFVYLPSSYADLDGVEDAAILAKSGDPRVLAVVAVAIGIVLAALIQQLTGYFTETSRRPVRDIGKTSLTGPATVVLAGISVGLESAVYTALLIGLGVYGAFLLGGTSIMLALFAVALAGTGLLTTVGVIVAMDTFGPVSDNAQGIAEMSGDVQGAGAQVLTDLDAVGNTTKAITKGIAIATAVLAASALFGSYRDAIAEAADDVGQKLGDGAPMNLVMDISQPNNLVGLVLGAAVVFLFSGLAINAVSRSAGAVVYEVRRQFRERPGIMDYTEQPEYGRVVDICTKDALRELATPGLIAVLTPIAVGFTFGVGALGAFLAGAIGTGTLMAVFLANSGGAWDNAKKLVEDGHHGGKGSEAHAATVIGDTVGDPFKDTAGPAINPLLKVMNLVALLIAPAVVKFSYGEDKSVGMRVLIAVLSIAVIVGAVYVSKRRGIAVGDEENSGKVASSADPAVVS, encoded by the coding sequence ATGGCGGGGCTTTCTACCCCTCATCAGCTTGACCACCCCTCAATCCTCGCGGGTCCGGTACTGACCGACGACAACCGCCTCATCGTGATGGTCATCGCGGCCGTCGCGATCGCGGCCCTGGCGGTCGCCTGGGTGCTCGTGCGCCAGGTGCTCGCGGCCGGCGAGGGCACCGACAGCATGAAGAAGATCGCCGCGGCGGTGCAGGAAGGCGCGAATGCCTATCTGTGGCGGCAGTTGCGGACCCTCGGCGTTTTCGCCGTCGTGGTGTTCTTCCTGCTCATGCTGCTGCCCGCGGACGACTGGAATCAGCGCATCGGCCGGTCGGTGTTCTTCCTGATCGGTGCGGCCTTCTCGGCCACCACCGGCTATATCGGTATGTGGCTCGCCGTGCGCAGCAATGTGCGCGTGGCCGCCGCGGCCCGGGAAGCGACACCGGCGGAAGGCGAGCCGGAAAAGGATCTCACCGCCGTCTCGCACAAAGCGATGAAGATCGCTTTCCGTACGGGCGGCGTCGTCGGCATGTTCACGGTGGGGCTCGGTCTGCTCGGCGCCTCCTGTGTCGTGCTCGTCTACGCGGCGGACGCACCGAAGGTGCTCGAAGGCTTCGGCCTCGGAGCCGCGCTGATCGCGATGTTCATGCGTGTCGGAGGCGGCATCTTCACCAAGGCCGCCGACGTCGGCGCCGACCTGGTCGGCAAGGTCGAACAGGGCATTCCGGAGGACGATCCGCGCAATGCCGCGACCATCGCCGACAACGTGGGCGACAACGTCGGCGACTGCGCGGGGATGGCGGCCGACCTCTTCGAGTCGTACGCCGTCACGCTCGTCGCCGCGCTGATCCTCGGCAAGGCCGCGTTCGGTGACTCCGGACTCGCCTTCCCGCTGATCGTGCCCGCGATCGGCGTGATCACCGCGATGATCGGCATCTTCGCGGTGGCGCCCCGGCGCTCCGACCGCAGCGGGATGACCGCCATCAACCGCGGCTTCTTCATCTCGGCGTTCATCTCGCTCGCCCTCGTCGCGGTGGCCGTCTTCGTCTACCTCCCGTCCTCGTACGCGGACTTGGACGGGGTCGAGGACGCGGCGATCCTGGCCAAGAGCGGCGACCCACGGGTCCTCGCGGTCGTGGCGGTCGCCATCGGCATCGTCCTGGCCGCGCTGATCCAGCAGCTGACCGGCTACTTCACCGAGACCAGCCGACGCCCCGTCAGGGACATCGGCAAGACCTCGCTCACGGGCCCGGCCACGGTCGTGCTCGCGGGCATCTCCGTGGGTCTGGAATCGGCCGTCTACACGGCGCTGTTGATCGGCCTCGGCGTGTACGGGGCGTTCCTGCTCGGCGGCACGTCGATCATGCTCGCCCTGTTCGCGGTGGCGCTCGCCGGGACCGGCCTGCTCACCACGGTCGGCGTCATCGTCGCCATGGACACCTTCGGGCCGGTCTCCGACAACGCGCAGGGCATCGCCGAGATGTCCGGCGACGTCCAGGGCGCGGGCGCGCAGGTGCTCACCGACCTGGACGCCGTGGGCAACACCACCAAGGCCATCACCAAGGGCATCGCCATCGCCACGGCCGTGCTCGCGGCCTCGGCGCTGTTCGGCTCGTACCGGGACGCGATCGCCGAGGCGGCGGACGACGTCGGCCAGAAGCTCGGCGACGGCGCCCCGATGAACCTGGTGATGGACATCTCACAGCCCAACAACCTGGTGGGCCTCGTGCTCGGCGCCGCGGTCGTGTTCCTCTTCTCGGGGCTCGCGATCAACGCCGTGTCGCGGTCGGCCGGGGCCGTGGTGTACGAGGTGCGGCGGCAGTTCCGCGAGCGTCCCGGGATCATGGACTACACGGAGCAGCCCGAGTACGGGCGCGTCGTCGACATCTGCACCAAGGACGCGCTGCGCGAGCTGGCCACGCCCGGACTGATCGCCGTGCTCACGCCGATCGCGGTCGGCTTCACGTTCGGCGTGGGCGCGCTCGGCGCGTTCCTCGCGGGCGCGATCGGCACGGGCACGCTGATGGCGGTCTTCCTCGCCAACTCCGGTGGCGCGTGGGACAACGCGAAGAAGCTCGTCGAGGACGGTCACCACGGCGGCAAGGGCAGTGAGGCCCATGCCGCGACGGTGATCGGCGACACGGTCGGCGACCCGTTCAAGGACACCGCGGGCCCGGCGATCAACCCGCTCCTGAAGGTGATGAACCTGGTGGCGCTGCTCATCGCGCCCGCCGTCGTCAAGTTCAGCTACGGAGAGGACAAGAGCGTCGGGATGCGCGTCCTGATCGCGGTCCTGTCCATCGCGGTCATCGTCGGCGCGGTGTACGTCTCCAAGCGGCGCGGCATCGCCGTCGGTGACGAGGAGAACTCGGGGAAGGTCGCCAGCTCGGCCGACCCCGCGGTCGTCTCGTAG
- a CDS encoding class I SAM-dependent methyltransferase: MSYGLPLTDRPDVTPRLREALLGADFTADGLLDLLGASAYAALARSETVPALRATRGDGDLETLVRLFLLQRSVPHARVERVLPVGPLLESGWLAEDRAAGEGGGLKATVDVRPYGGPDGEDWFIVSDLGCAVGGAGGIGSRDEGVVLGVGGASTTLAGITVRTPVASALDVGTGSGIQALHAAQHATRVTATDLNPRALHITRLTLALSGAPEADLREGSLYQPVEGETYDLIVSNPPFVISPGARLTYRDGGMGGDDLCRSIVQQAGDRLNDGGYAQFLANWQHVDGEEWTERVRSWVPRGCDAWIVQREVQDITQYAELWLRDAGDHRTDPAEYAALYDAWLDEFEARKTKGVGFGWVTLRKSGAAEPSVTIEEWPHPVEQPLGDTVRAHFARQDYLRAHDDAALLGDHFKLAAEVVQEQVGMPGAEDPEHVVLRQHRGMRRATRVDTVGAGFAGVCDGTLGAGRILDAIAQLMGEDPVALRDRTPAQIRLLVEQGFLEPVGQ; the protein is encoded by the coding sequence GTGAGTTATGGCCTGCCTTTGACCGACCGTCCCGATGTCACCCCGCGCCTGAGGGAGGCCCTCCTGGGGGCCGACTTCACCGCGGACGGACTCCTCGACCTCCTGGGGGCGTCCGCGTACGCCGCGCTCGCGCGCAGCGAGACCGTGCCCGCGCTGCGGGCCACCCGGGGCGACGGCGATCTGGAGACGCTCGTACGGCTCTTCCTGTTGCAGCGTTCCGTGCCGCACGCGCGCGTGGAGCGCGTCCTGCCCGTCGGCCCTCTCCTGGAGAGCGGTTGGCTCGCGGAGGACCGGGCGGCGGGCGAGGGCGGCGGCCTCAAGGCCACCGTCGACGTACGCCCGTACGGGGGGCCCGACGGCGAGGACTGGTTCATCGTCTCGGACCTGGGGTGCGCGGTCGGCGGGGCCGGGGGCATCGGCAGCCGCGACGAGGGCGTGGTGCTCGGCGTCGGCGGGGCCTCCACGACGCTCGCCGGGATCACCGTGCGCACACCCGTGGCCAGCGCCCTCGACGTCGGTACGGGCTCCGGCATCCAGGCGCTGCACGCCGCCCAGCACGCCACCCGGGTCACCGCGACCGACCTCAACCCCCGTGCCCTGCACATCACCCGGCTCACGCTCGCGCTCTCCGGGGCGCCGGAAGCGGACCTGCGGGAGGGCTCGCTGTACCAGCCGGTCGAGGGCGAGACGTACGACCTGATCGTGTCCAACCCGCCGTTCGTGATCTCGCCGGGCGCGCGGCTCACGTACCGCGACGGCGGCATGGGCGGGGACGATCTGTGCCGCTCGATCGTTCAGCAGGCGGGGGACAGGCTGAACGACGGGGGGTACGCGCAGTTCCTCGCCAACTGGCAGCACGTGGACGGCGAGGAGTGGACCGAGCGCGTCCGCTCCTGGGTGCCGCGCGGCTGTGACGCGTGGATCGTGCAGCGCGAGGTGCAGGACATCACGCAGTACGCGGAGCTGTGGCTGCGCGACGCCGGGGACCACCGCACCGACCCGGCGGAGTACGCGGCGTTGTACGACGCCTGGCTCGACGAGTTCGAGGCCCGTAAGACCAAGGGCGTCGGCTTCGGCTGGGTCACGCTGCGCAAGTCCGGCGCCGCGGAGCCGTCCGTGACCATCGAGGAGTGGCCGCACCCCGTCGAGCAGCCCCTCGGCGACACGGTCCGGGCCCACTTCGCCCGCCAGGACTATCTGCGCGCCCACGACGACGCCGCGCTGCTCGGCGACCACTTCAAGCTCGCCGCCGAAGTGGTGCAGGAGCAGGTCGGCATGCCCGGCGCCGAGGACCCGGAGCACGTCGTGCTGCGCCAGCACCGCGGCATGCGGCGGGCGACCCGGGTGGACACGGTGGGCGCGGGCTTCGCCGGCGTGTGTGACGGCACGCTCGGCGCGGGCCGCATCCTGGACGCCATCGCCCAGCTGATGGGCGAGGACCCGGTGGCGCTCAGGGACCGCACCCCGGCCCAGATCCGGCTCCTGGTGGAGCAGGGGTTCCTGGAGCCGGTGGGGCAGTAG
- a CDS encoding class I SAM-dependent methyltransferase — MPTLPPEPSEQGLPREPPPHQHRDVAESFGADAARYDRARPRYPQALVDRVVAASPGPDVVDVGTGTGIAARQFQAAGCRVLGVEVDPRMAALARRRGLTVEVAAFEEWDPAGRAFDAVVSGQTWHWVDPVAGAARAARTLRPGGRVAVFWNAGEPPADLARAFAEVYRRLLPDSLAARQWTMPAGDAYAALALRAADGMRAAGAFGTPEHWRFAWEREYSRDEWLDQVPTTGGHTGLPAALLEQVLKGVGAAVDAAGGGFTMRYTTVAVTAART; from the coding sequence ATGCCCACTTTACCGCCGGAGCCGTCGGAGCAGGGCCTTCCCCGCGAGCCCCCGCCCCATCAACACCGCGACGTGGCCGAGTCGTTCGGCGCCGACGCCGCCCGCTACGACCGGGCCCGGCCCCGCTACCCCCAGGCCCTGGTGGACCGTGTCGTCGCCGCGAGCCCGGGGCCGGACGTCGTCGACGTAGGCACGGGGACCGGCATCGCGGCCCGCCAGTTCCAGGCGGCCGGATGCCGGGTGCTCGGGGTCGAGGTGGACCCGCGGATGGCGGCCCTGGCGCGGCGGCGCGGCCTCACGGTGGAGGTGGCGGCGTTCGAGGAGTGGGACCCGGCGGGGCGGGCCTTCGACGCGGTCGTCTCCGGCCAGACCTGGCACTGGGTGGACCCGGTCGCGGGCGCGGCGCGGGCGGCACGGACGCTGCGGCCCGGCGGCCGCGTCGCGGTGTTCTGGAACGCGGGCGAGCCCCCGGCCGACCTGGCGCGGGCCTTCGCCGAGGTCTACCGCCGGCTGCTGCCCGACTCGCTCGCCGCCCGCCAGTGGACGATGCCCGCCGGGGACGCGTACGCGGCCCTCGCCCTGAGGGCCGCCGACGGGATGCGGGCAGCGGGCGCGTTCGGCACGCCGGAGCACTGGCGCTTCGCCTGGGAGCGGGAATACAGCCGCGACGAGTGGCTGGACCAGGTGCCCACGACCGGCGGCCACACCGGCCTCCCGGCGGCCCTCCTGGAGCAGGTCCTCAAGGGCGTCGGAGCCGCCGTGGACGCGGCCGGGGGCGGCTTCACCATGCGGTACACGACGGTGGCGGTCACGGCGGCACGCACGTAG
- the bldG gene encoding anti-sigma factor antagonist BldG: protein MDLSLSTRTVGDRTVVEVGGEIDVYTAPKLREQLVELVNDGSFHLVVDMERVDFLDSTGLGVLVGGLKRVRAHEGSLRLVCNQERILKIFRITGLTKVFPIHTSVDEAVAATD from the coding sequence GTGGACCTGTCTCTGTCGACCCGTACCGTCGGCGATCGTACGGTCGTCGAGGTCGGTGGCGAAATCGATGTTTATACCGCGCCCAAGCTGCGCGAGCAGTTGGTCGAGTTGGTGAACGACGGCAGTTTCCATCTGGTCGTCGACATGGAGCGCGTGGACTTCCTCGACTCCACCGGACTCGGCGTACTGGTCGGTGGCCTGAAGCGCGTGCGGGCCCACGAGGGCTCGCTGCGCCTGGTGTGCAACCAGGAGCGCATTCTCAAGATCTTCCGCATCACCGGCCTGACCAAGGTGTTCCCGATCCACACCTCGGTCGACGAAGCGGTCGCGGCCACCGACTGA